The nucleotide window TTCAAACTTTATTTGATTATACAAGAGCGCAATTTAAAGACCTAAAAACATATTTTTTCCATAACACTATTTATGACGCAATATGGGAAGACGCTTCACGATATAAAAAACCCCGTAAAGTAGATGACTTAATAAAATTAGATCCAGAGACAAGGCTTATTCTTGTAGGAGACGCAAGTATGGCTCCTTACGAACTTATGGCACGAGACGGATCCATTTATGTAAATGAAAGAAGTGGTAAGCCCAGTCTTGAGCGACTTAAAAGTCTTTCAAATACATTTAAGCACAGCGTATGGCTTAACCCTGTGCCAGAGAGCATGTGGAAATATACTCATACAATTTCAATACTTAGCGGCCTATTTCCAATGTTTGAACTTTCATTAGATGGACTTGAAAAAGCTATAAATTACTTGATGGCAAAATAGTTAGCAATTTTAATTTAGGCGGGTTTAAAATCCACTGTTGACAATAAAAATTGAGAAGGGATTTTTGTAACAAATAGAAATGATTTGTTCTGGAATCCCTTAAAACCTCCTTCAATAATTTCAACTATTTGATCTACTATTTTTTCCCATGGAAAAGGGATATCTTAAAAAATGTCTTATTTCCTATAAGTTTTATAATCAACTCCGTATTTTTTTAGTTTATAACTGAATTTTCTAACAGTTAGATTAAGCATTTTTGAGGCTTCTGTTATATTTCCTTTTGTATTTTTTAAGGCGTCTATTATCATTTCTTTTTCAATATTGTCTAAAGTTCCTTCTAATGCCGTCATTGGTGTAGTATCTGATTCTTTGCCTGTTTGTATTGTCGCTGGAAGATGATAGCTGTGTATAACTCCGTTTTCACATAATATGATTGCCCTTTCTATAACATTTTCAAGCTCTCTAACATTTCCAGGCCAATGATAAGACATAAGCATGTCAATAGCAGGAGTTGAAAATCTTTTTATTTCTTTTCTATTTTCTTTTGAATATTTTTCCAGGAAAAAATCTGCTAAAAGCAATATATCTGTTTTTTTTTCCCTTAAAGGAGGCAAAAATATAGGAAACACATTGAGCCTATAATATAAATCACCTCTAAAATTATCTTCTTCTACAGCTTTTTCTAAGTCTTTATTTGTAGCGGCTATTATTCTTACGTCTATTTTTATTGTTGTATTACCTCCAACCCTTTCAAATTCACGTTCTTGAATTATCCTAAGTAATTTAGACTGAATATCTAAAGAAATAAATCCGATTTCATCCAAAAAAATAGTGCCTTTGTTGGCTAATTCGAATTTACCTTTTTTTTGGTTTATGGCTCCTGTAAAAGAGCCTTTTTCGTGTCCGAAAAATTCACTTTCAATTAGATTAGAAGGGATTGCAGCACAGTTCACTTTAATAAAAGGATTATTGCATCTATGACTGTTATAATGGATTGAATTTGCTGCAAGCTCTTTTCCTGTTCCACTTTCGCCTCTTATAAGCACAGTAGCATTTGTTTTCGAAACTTGGGAAATCATTTGGAATACTTCCCTCATTTTATTGCTGTTTCCTATTATGTTTGTGATTTGATATTTTTCTCCAAGTTTTTCCCTAAGTTTTCTGTTTTCCTCTTTAAGCTGTTCTTTTTCCGCATTTATTGCTTCTAAATTAATAACATGCCTTGCTATCATTGTTGCAATAACAGAAAGAAGCTTTATCCCATATTTTAGCTGATATGATTCATCAAATGGTTTATCAACACTCATGGAACCTATTATATTTTTGCCTTTTGTAATAGGAACACAAATAAAAGACATTTCACATTCCGGTGTTTTTTTTCTTGATGCTGTCCTGTCCAAAAATGTTGGATCTTCACTTATTTTTGGTATCGCTAAAGGTATACCTGTATCAATAACTCTGCCTGTAATTCCTTCCCCTATTTTGTATATTC belongs to Desulfobacterales bacterium and includes:
- a CDS encoding sigma 54-interacting transcriptional regulator codes for the protein MEKLEEISLLYEISKTLNEYIDLKQSLYKVLDLLSNSMGMKRGTITILNSLKNEIRIEVAHGLSKDAIEKGIYKIGEGITGRVIDTGIPLAIPKISEDPTFLDRTASRKKTPECEMSFICVPITKGKNIIGSMSVDKPFDESYQLKYGIKLLSVIATMIARHVINLEAINAEKEQLKEENRKLREKLGEKYQITNIIGNSNKMREVFQMISQVSKTNATVLIRGESGTGKELAANSIHYNSHRCNNPFIKVNCAAIPSNLIESEFFGHEKGSFTGAINQKKGKFELANKGTIFLDEIGFISLDIQSKLLRIIQEREFERVGGNTTIKIDVRIIAATNKDLEKAVEEDNFRGDLYYRLNVFPIFLPPLREKKTDILLLADFFLEKYSKENRKEIKRFSTPAIDMLMSYHWPGNVRELENVIERAIILCENGVIHSYHLPATIQTGKESDTTPMTALEGTLDNIEKEMIIDALKNTKGNITEASKMLNLTVRKFSYKLKKYGVDYKTYRK